GGATTTCGAGTGTACGCTTCACATGGGATGCAGTTTAGGGTTTGTTGTGGGTGGGGGTTCGGTCGTGGTCCGTCGTGGGGTGTGTGTCCTTTGTAACTTCTGCAGTAGATAGTAATGCGGCGCGGCTGCTGCGCGGGATGGGTGATTCACCATGCCCCGGTGCTTGATTTGTGTTGCTTGGCTTCGTCTCTAGTCCTGCAGCCTACTCACTGCTCTGAGCTACTTCTGCAGGTTGCTGAGGTGAAGAAGATCATCGAGACCACCCAGGGTGAGGTCTACCCCGCGGACCAGCAGATGCTCATATACCAAGGGAAAATTCTCAAGGATGACACCACTTTGGAAAGCAACAAAGTGGCTGAGAACAGCTTCCTCGTTATAATGCTGTCCAAGGTATTTGACGCTATGGTTTGTTTTGTTGCAATGGATTGTGCAGTCAATAATTTAGTAATTCACTGGAAACTGATACTGGTTTGCTTGTAAATTATGCCTCATTCGAATTGAATATTATGGGTTGGTTCTGTTAGGCTTGCTTTCCTGTCCTATTTGACTTCCCCTGTTATTTGTACATGGTGCTGGTAAAGTAGTAAATATATTTGTTCACTGACGGTGCTCTAAGTTATAGTATTAGGTAACCAGGTGTCTTATTTACTGCTATTTGTTGCTATAGATGGTGCCATCATTCATTGCCATTGTAACGGATTTTTTTATGTTTCCATGTAAATTGTGCCATGTGTGAATGCTTTGCATGATTCTGTAGATCCATATTATTTGTATTCCACAGAAATGAAAAGTCAGATTCAACATAGGCAGATTTGAATTTCACCTCTAGCCTTTTCCAGTTTCTTCATATTAAATCTGCAATAACTTGTGATCACTAATATGTGAAATAGACAAGTTATGGACTGCATTTCAAATAAAATGCACCTCTAATTGCCTGAGCGATGAATTCATCATGCTTTCAAGGCAATAGCAACAACAGAAAGATCAAACGTTTCATAGTGTTGTGGATTTTATGTGCAGATGGATCATTGATTTTCATATTATTGGACAATTTCCATATCCTATTGTTAAACATTTTCCATTTCACAACTATAATAATTAGAATTGGCTCTGATTTATTGTATGAAGCTGCTATTAGCTTGTAATCTCTAATGTTCTATTCTAATCTCACATGCGTAACATGTAACTTTTAGGCTAAGGCGTCGTCAAGTGGAGCTTCTACCGCTGCTGCTGCAAAAGCCCCTGCAACACCAGTGAGTATTTATTTGATTCTGTTTCTGTTACTGTAGATTTCATTCTGTTAGTGTTCTTCAAGGTTTCAGTCAAGAAATTCTTGGGCTGATGTATGTTAACAGTCCATATCTGATTGTCTTTATCATTCCGTGGGAACATAAATAACAAATGTCACTGCTGtaatttgcttattttttattTACAGCTTGTCCCTTTTCCTGCATAATTCCACCCTTTGTTTTTCTGCCCTCATTTTCACCAAACACATGCAAATCATGTGATGCCATATCAGTAGTGCTCCATGTCACAGCCCTGTTTGTTTGTATTGGCACTTTGGGGTGATGAATTAGCAGTGACTTTTGTCATTTCAGTCACTGAGTTTACACAAAGTCCCAAGAAAATTGGGAGCAATTATAAAATTTGAATCCTTTGGCTACTTCTGTCTGAGAATTATTGCATATGTTTGCTATCCATATAAGCCTTTTTTACATACAAAAGGACATAAATACATACTATTTAACTTATATGTGAAATATGTTATTGTATTTGTTTTCTATAACATTTTTACAGAAATGTTTCTGATGTTCTGATGTGTTAATTCTGCAATAGGCCCAACCTGCTGCGCCTGCAGTCCCTGTTGCTTCAGTTGCAAGATCAACACCTCCACAAGCACCTGTTGCTCAAGCAGAAACGTGAGCCATCTCTCCCTGTCTCCCATCAACCTTTTGTGGTAGGGCTTCTCTTATGTTAATTGTTACTGTCTTTCACAGGGCGCCTCCAACTGCACAGCCTTcacctgcagctgctgctgctactactcCAGCTGCTACAGTTGCTGCATCGTAAGCCCCACTTAGAACCTTTATAGTCACTGTTTAGAAGCTGTCCAAGCATCTCTTTCAATTTTTTAGTAAGAACAGGCTTTTATAACTAAACTACAATTCTATGAGCGCATATGCTATGGTCATTTTTGTTTACTTTTACATATTTTAGTTGTGTAAAAATCTTTTAAGTCCTGGTGTTGTGGATGGTATATTTAAATTGGACGCTAAGTAGAAACTAAATAAAATGtgtttatatatatgtatataagctATTTATTCAGCCTCAGTTCATCAATATTACTTCATACAGGATGGCTCATACTTGTGTCACTGAGTTTTATTCTCTTGTTCATAGATTAGAAAAATGAACCTTAAAGGTTTTCTTCATTCCTGTAATTCTCTGCTAGTATATTAAACTAATCCTACTCTTTCATGCGGATGTTGTACAGCAGTGATGCTGATGTGTACAGTCAGGCAGCTTCAAACCTTGTCTCTGGCAACAATCTAGAACAGACTATCCAACAGATTCTTGACATGGGTGGTGGTACTTGGGAACGTGATACTGTTATCCGTGCTCTTCGTGCTGCGTATAATAACCCTGAGAGGGCAATAGACTACCTgtattctgtaagttccgtgtTAGCAAATTATTCAATGCATAACTTTCATACCCTGCCAATGATGTGCTCAATTGATTTTTTATCTTTATAAAGGATATTGAATGTTTGTCTTTGCAATACTTTTCTGGTTGCCTTGAGGAAAGATCATTTtgttctttataacctcccaaACAAAAACCTCTGCATGTGATGGCATTATGTCATTAGTGAAAGGAAAATGTACATAATATGTTAAGGTTCTTCAGCTTTTATTATTACTGGTGCAAAGGATTGCATTCAAATTGACACTGAAGCTACATATTGTTTGCCATTGGTAGGGAATTCCTGAGAATGTTGAGGCCCCGCCTGTTGCTCGAGCACCTGCATCTGGCCAACAAACAAATCCGCAAGCTCCACCTGCTCAGCCTGCAGTTGCACCACCAGTGCAGCCATCCGCTGCCTCTGCAGGGCCTAATGCAAATCCTCTAAACCTTTTTCCTCAGGTATGTGCTGTCAATGTACCTTGACATTTTTTATTAGTTTGGCATGGGATCTAGTATTTGAAGCTTTTACGATTATGTGAATATTGACTTTAGAAGCTATTCACTGTACCTATGTAATCTATGTTCATGCTAATCAATTGCCATCATGAGAAATGTCAGCTTGATGTTCATTTAGCCATATGATATTGCATCTATTATCTAGCTGTTACGCATGCCAGCAAATGCATGTATGATCAATGTTGTGTCCATTTCTCTCGGTGCAAAATGCAACTTATCCTTACAAAATGCATAAGCTACATGCCCCCCTTTTCCATGTCTGTCCTGAAAGCAATGTTCTCTTTCTATAATGTGATTTCTTTTGCCTGTTCTAATGCTAAATTCCTGAAAAAGGGTGTTCCAAGTGGTGGTGCGAATCCAGCTGCTGGTGCCGGTGCAGGAGCTGGTGCCCTTGATGCCTTGCGACAGCTTCCACAGGTAGTAGCTCCACAGCTTCTTACAGAAAAACAAGTCATTGATGCCCTGCAATGTGCTAACTGTTATTATATTTCCTTTTCAGTTTCAGGCACTGCTTCAATTGGTCCAGGCTAATCCTCAAATCTTACAGGTGCTTTTTCAAGTTTATTACATAATAATTTTTTGTTCTCCTTTTATGTTTGATAATCTTTCATGCGGCACGTGGTTAATGATTGTACAATTCTTTTGATTAACAGCCAATGCTTCAAGAGCTAGGCAAACAAAACCCACAAATCCTACGGTTGATCCAGGAAAATCAAGCTGAGTTTCTCCGCTTGGTGAATGAAAGTCCTGAGGGTGGCGCTGGAGGGTAAGTAATACCACATAATTTTTGAATTACCATGATAACTACATAGCAATATTTACATTATGCTCTGGTGGACCAGAAACATACTAGGTcaactagcagcagcaatgcCACAAGCGGTGCAAGTTACTCCGGAGGAACGGGAGGCTATCCAGCGGGTAAGATAGTTTTGCTCAAGTAATTGTGCCTTCATAATTATAAATATTCAGTTCTTTTGTTCGAATATAAGTTGAACAGACTAGGTAAGAGTGCAACTGAGGAAATCATGAACCATGTCACTATTACATAAGCGCACGCTTATGCACACTGGTGGTAGGCACTATCCAGAATGCACTAATCAAATTCATGTGGCAATCCCAAGTTCTAGTTGTAGCAATTTTTAAATTATTAAGATTTTGTATGCGAAATCCAGTAATTAGCATGCTTAGACATAGTTTGCTGTGTTTCTATGACATACTTTTGGAGGTGAGTGGGGATATGGATAGTGCACGCCAATATGTATAGTTGTATAGAAACTGATGTCCAACTAATTATATCGATATAGGGAAAGGGCAATTGCTGTGGTACTTGCATATCTGTTCGGACTACATACACTTTTTGCTACATGCTCTGCTTCTGGCTCTGAACACAGTACTCGGTGTATTGCTTGTTACGATGACCAGAATTTCCATTCAGAATCTTTATTGTGATCACATTGTGCACCAATCATAACATTGATTAATAGAATCATGTTCTATTTTCTTGCCTACTTACATTTATGTATTCTTGGACAGCTCGAGGGAATGGGGTTCAATCGTGAGCTTGTGCTGGAGGTCTTCTTTGCGTGTAACAAGGACGAGGAGCTCGCTGCTAACTACCTCCTGGATCATGGCCATGAGTTTGATGAGCAGCAGCAATAGATGCTAGATTGGTGATATCAGGGGTGGGAGTTGGGGAACTAAGGCAGAAGCAGAGCAGCTCAGTGTCGTTCTTGTGCCTTCTGACAGTTGAGAAATACCTGGTCGTCTGTGCAATGCTGCTGACTATCTTTTATTTCCATATGTGTTGGGAATGCTTTTTAAGTACATATTAATTCATATTAGTGTTACACCGTGTTGTGTGGCGCATCTTGTTCTTTGAGATGGAAACGAGATTGGTTTGGTTCTCCCGATGTCATGCAGTCGTCCTGTTGTGCAAAGGGTGTGCGCTCAGCTAGAATGCTGTTGCGTAC
Above is a genomic segment from Setaria viridis chromosome 4, Setaria_viridis_v4.0, whole genome shotgun sequence containing:
- the LOC117852928 gene encoding ubiquitin receptor RAD23d isoform X1, producing MKLNVKTLKGTSFEIEASPEESVAEVKKIIETTQGEVYPADQQMLIYQGKILKDDTTLESNKVAENSFLVIMLSKAKASSSGASTAAAAKAPATPAQPAAPAVPVASVARSTPPQAPVAQAETAPPTAQPSPAAAAATTPAATVAASSDADVYSQAASNLVSGNNLEQTIQQILDMGGGTWERDTVIRALRAAYNNPERAIDYLYSGIPENVEAPPVARAPASGQQTNPQAPPAQPAVAPPVQPSAASAGPNANPLNLFPQGVPSGGANPAAGAGAGAGALDALRQLPQFQALLQLVQANPQILQPMLQELGKQNPQILRLIQENQAEFLRLVNESPEGGAGGNILGQLAAAMPQAVQVTPEEREAIQRLEGMGFNRELVLEVFFACNKDEELAANYLLDHGHEFDEQQQ
- the LOC117852928 gene encoding ubiquitin receptor RAD23d isoform X2, giving the protein MKLNVKTLKGTSFEIEASPEESVAEVKKIIETTQGEVYPADQQMLIYQGKILKDDTTLESNKVAENSFLVIMLSKAKASSSGASTAAAAKAPATPAQPAAPAVPVASVARSTPPQAPVAQAETAPPTAQPSPAAAAATTPAATVAASDADVYSQAASNLVSGNNLEQTIQQILDMGGGTWERDTVIRALRAAYNNPERAIDYLYSGIPENVEAPPVARAPASGQQTNPQAPPAQPAVAPPVQPSAASAGPNANPLNLFPQGVPSGGANPAAGAGAGAGALDALRQLPQFQALLQLVQANPQILQPMLQELGKQNPQILRLIQENQAEFLRLVNESPEGGAGGNILGQLAAAMPQAVQVTPEEREAIQRLEGMGFNRELVLEVFFACNKDEELAANYLLDHGHEFDEQQQ